In the genome of Dermacentor variabilis isolate Ectoservices chromosome 5, ASM5094787v1, whole genome shotgun sequence, one region contains:
- the LOC142583432 gene encoding uncharacterized protein LOC142583432, translated as MRHEEKSGDNFAHPDGMWRDSPSGTHRSTADSECWSRCSAKDKMTTFNEIVKWYRLNRQTMPPPHPGLTRKEAVLYRQLHMGSLLTPVLAKHVCPSVYASDVCRLCAKERATAAHILWDCSINPREASEKTTIPPQLEAATRSYDQDTQLKAVQQVSAATTRNRGEGGQHPQEGSGGPLRSAEVARNQDLEEHNARD; from the exons ATGAGGCATGAGGAAAAATCCGGAGACAACTTTGCACATCCTGATGGAATGTGGAGGGATTCACCCAGTGGGACCCATAG aagcacggccgactcggagtgttggtcgcggtgcagtgccaaggacaagatgaccaccttcaacgaaatagtgaagtggtacagacttaatagacagactatgccgccacctcacccggggcttacccggaaggaggcagtgttatacaggcaattacacatggggtccctgctcaccccggtgctagctaagcacgtgtgtccgagcgtgtacgcgagtgatgtgtgtagactgtgcgctaaggagagagccaccgcggctcacatcctttgggactgtagtataaatccacgagaagccagcgagaagacgacgatcccgccgcagctagaggctgcaacgaggagctatgaccaagatacacaactcaaggccgtccagcaggtctcggcagcgaccacgcgaaaccgaggagaaggggggcagcacccccaggaagggagCGGCGGCCCTCTcagatccgcggaagtagcgaggaaccaagacctcgaggagcacaatgcacgagactga